Below is a window of Longimicrobium terrae DNA.
AGTGAGTCGCCGTTCAGGTCCAGCACCCGCGACTCGCCCGCCTTGAAGGAGCGGGTGGGGAGCTTGGCCGGATAGTTGGCCGCCTCCGCCGAGTCGCGGAACAGCCCCTGGGTCTGGTAGCCGTAGAACACGCCGATGGGGTAGCCCACGCGGATGTCCGTGCCCGGGAAGTTGAAGTTGGCGCTGATGCCCCGCACGCGCAGCACGTCAACCGGGCCCAGGTCGATGACCTTGTTGCGGTTGCGCGAGTAGATGAGGTTGTTGCTCCACCGGGCGGTGGTCTGCCCGTCGCCGCGCACCGGGTTCAGCCCCAGCGCCACTTCCCAGCCGCGGTTGCGCACTTCGCCCGCGTTCTGGAACGCCTCGCGGAAGCCCGTCTCCAGCGGCAGCTGCACCTGCAGCAGCAGGTCGGTGGTGCTGCGGTTGTAGTAGTCCACCGTCAGGGTGGCCAGGTTGTCCCACAGCCCCAGGTCCATCCCGGCGTCGAACTGGCGGGTCGTTTCCCACCCCAGCTCCTCGTTGGCCAGGCTGCCCGGGCGGTAGCCGGTGACGATGGTGCCGCCGAAGCTGCCGTTGCGCGGGTCCAGCGTGGCCAGCGACTGGTACGGGCGCACGCCCGCGTTGCCGGTGGCGCCGTACGCGACGCGGAACTTGAGGTCGTTCACCTGCTCGTTGTCGCGCAGGAACGACTCCTCCGACGCGCGCCAGGCAAAGGCGCCGCTCGGAAAGAAGCCCCACCGCCGCTGCGGGCCGAAGCGCGACGAGCCGTCGTAGCGGCCGGTGGCGGTAAAGATGTAGCGGCCCAGCAGGTTGTAGTTCAGGCGTCCCAGGTACGACTGCAGCGCGGTGCGCTCCTCGCCCGACGTCACCAGCGGCCCGCCCGAGCGGTTGCCGGCGTTGATGTCGTTGTAGCCCAGGATGTCGTTGATGAAGTTCTCGTTCAGAATGCTGGTGCGCGTGGTGTGCTGCACCTGGCGGCTGAAGCCCACCACGGCGTTGACCAGGTGGTCCTGGCCGAACATGCGGTTGAAGTTCAGCGTGTTCTCGTTCAGGAACGAGTTGCTTTCCGTCCGCGCGCGCACGGCCTGCCCGTTGGTCTGCTCGCCGCGCAGCGTTTCCCGCGGCCAGTAGGTGTCGCGCGAGCGCTGGCTGATGTTGGCGCCGAAGGTGGAGCGCAGCGTCAGCCCTTCCGTCAGCGTGTACTCGGCGAACGAGTTCCCCAGGATGCGGTCGTCGCCCAGGTTGTCCTTCATGTTGGCCAGGACGGCCACCGGGTTCTGAATGTCCTGCAGGGTGATGGCGCCGGTGATTTCCTGCGGGGCGTCATCCAGCATGTTGCTGTAGCTGCCGTCCGGCCGGCGGACCGGCAGGGTGGGCAGGTACTGCAGGGCCGCCGCGACGGCACTTTGATCGCTGCCGCCCACCGCGCCGTCCGTGGGCGCGAACTGCGTGGCCACCCGGCTGCCGGTAAGGTTGCTGCCGATGCGCAGGCGGCTGCCCACCTGCTGGTCCAGGTTCAGCCGCAGCGACATGCGGTCGAACGCCGACCCCAGCACCACGCCGTCCTGGTTGAAGTAGCCGGCGGAAACCGCGTAGCGCGTGGCGTTGTTGCCGCTGGTGCCGCCGGTGACGGAAAGCTGGTAGCTCTGCATCGGGGCCTGGCGGAAGATGCGGTCCTGCCAGTCGGTGCTCGCCACGTTGGTCGGGTCCGCGAACAGCGGCTCGATCTCCTGGCTGGCGGCCCACTCGTTGGCGAACTGCGCGTAC
It encodes the following:
- a CDS encoding SusC/RagA family TonB-linked outer membrane protein, coding for MKWTAALLVLLACAVMPARLTAQDTGRITGVVTDAQSNAPVPAVSVSLDGTTRGVVTGPDGRYTLTGVSAGTHSVRATRVGYATAERTVTVPAGGTATLDLQIGSSVLQLDEIVAVGYGTARRQDLTGSVASVNVEAVRDIPVVSVDQLLQGTAPGVQVSTASSAPGGGISIRVRGGTSISEGVSNEPLYVIDGFPIEVDYAADAAGSGGRASGITVAPNPLTSLNPRDIESIQVLKDASATAIYGSRAANGVVLITTRQGVAGAPRFNFEAFTGIQNVAHRYDLLNGPEYAQFANEWAASQEIEPLFADPTNVASTDWQDRIFRQAPMQSYQLSVTGGTSGNNATRYAVSAGYFNQDGVVLGSAFDRMSLRLNLDQQVGSRLRIGSNLTGSRVATQFAPTDGAVGGSDQSAVAAALQYLPTLPVRRPDGSYSNMLDDAPQEITGAITLQDIQNPVAVLANMKDNLGDDRILGNSFAEYTLTEGLTLRSTFGANISQRSRDTYWPRETLRGEQTNGQAVRARTESNSFLNENTLNFNRMFGQDHLVNAVVGFSRQVQHTTRTSILNENFINDILGYNDINAGNRSGGPLVTSGEERTALQSYLGRLNYNLLGRYIFTATGRYDGSSRFGPQRRWGFFPSGAFAWRASEESFLRDNEQVNDLKFRVAYGATGNAGVRPYQSLATLDPRNGSFGGTIVTGYRPGSLANEELGWETTRQFDAGMDLGLWDNLATLTVDYYNRSTTDLLLQVQLPLETGFREAFQNAGEVRNRGWEVALGLNPVRGDGQTTARWSNNLIYSRNRNKVIDLGPVDVLRVRGISANFNFPGTDIRVGYPIGVFYGYQTQGLFRDSAEAANYPAKLPTRSFKAGESRVLDLNGDSLINELDRTVIGDPNPEYNVGWNSNVAWRGFELSTLVSGSIGADVLNLNLIRLDGGTPTTNVTRDRFYGRWTPENPDAKYPAIGVTSGSIGSNYVDTMLEDGSFVRLANVTLSYNVPSRWIRQRGLRETRLYVSGNNLHTWTKYSGYNPDVSSMGVGNVNRGVDVGAYPLSRTITLGVNVGY